AGGGAGAGAACGACTTCGTCAAAACGATTAGAATAGTTGCTGGCGATACGAAGTAGGCCTTCGATTCCTGAACCGAGAAAGCGATGTTGGGAGGCTTGTTTGTCAGTGACGCTTAGTGTTTTGTCACTCATGCCAGTAGTCAGATCGTGACGACCAGACACGGAAGGATGATAGGTGATGTGAATCTTGTCATCTACAGACTCTGTGATGGTTAGGCTATGTTCCTCAAGGGTCAAATCAAGCTTTTCCACTTCACTTCCAAAGGTCACTTCTTCGATACGATTGTCATAGACGGGGTCTTTTGACATGGCAAGCAAACTTTGAATACCATTGGACTGCGCACCTACAATGATCATGATAAAACCGAGGATTGTAGAAACCACACCAAAAATGAGAAATCCTTTTGTCAATTTACGCATGTCTATCACCTCTCTTTCCTTTTTTAAGAATCCATTGTGCTAAGCGGACGATTAGGAGGCCAAAGAAACGAGCTACATAGGAGATACCTAGTAGAACAAGAGAAGAAGCACCGATAGAAAGCAAACCAGCCCCAAAAATCAAGATAAAGGCAGATTTGGCTTCGACTAGGACACTAAAGCTCTCTATGATAAAGAGTCCACCTAGCAGGATACCCGTTACAGAGACGGTAAAAAAGGCTAAAATGACGGAGACGGCTGCGATAATAATACCGATGATGGCCATGAGGATGCCGATCCCGACCGGAATTCCGATAGGAGCTACTAGCAGGGCCAGGAGGGCAATGTGTAGCAGTTGACGGTCATTCTTTTGAGCAGGGGCTTCATTGACTTTTTTATCGAGAAGATCAGAGAGGACATCATGAGCCGCTTCTTTTGGTGTTCCTAGACTGGCAATGAGTTCCTCTTCGCCCTCTGAACCTGCATCGTCAAATAGTTCCTTAAAGTAGTCCATAGCTTCGATGCGGTCAGCTTCAGGCAGTTTATTGAGATAGGTTTCTAACTGAGTCAGATAGTCAGTTCTTGTCATGGCGGATACTCCCTTCTATGATGCCGTTGACGGTGTCGGTATAGAGCGTCCACTCTTCCTTTAGAGTAACGAGCTGCTCTACGCCCCGATTGGTCAAGGAGTAGTATTTGCGCATACGCCCCTGAAACTCTCTAGAGTAGGTGGTCAGAAAGCCACTGGCTTCCAATTTTTTGAGAATGGGATAGAGCGTAGATTCTTTGATATTGGCGATGAGCTTAATGGTTTGACTAATCTCATAACCATAAGAATCCCCCTGCTCCAGTACAGCCAAGATGAGAAACTCGATCAAGGCAGAGGATGTTGGGAAGTACATGGGAAACCTCCTTTATATTATATAAAAATTTTATATATACTCTTTTCAAATATATTGTATCTCAATATGAAAGCCCTGTCAAGAAATATGTGTAAAAATTTTACATATAAAAAAACTCCTAGTAAAAACTAGAAGTTTAGAGGATTATACATCAGTTATTC
This window of the Streptococcus sp. D7B5 genome carries:
- a CDS encoding DUF1700 domain-containing protein translates to MTRTDYLTQLETYLNKLPEADRIEAMDYFKELFDDAGSEGEEELIASLGTPKEAAHDVLSDLLDKKVNEAPAQKNDRQLLHIALLALLVAPIGIPVGIGILMAIIGIIIAAVSVILAFFTVSVTGILLGGLFIIESFSVLVEAKSAFILIFGAGLLSIGASSLVLLGISYVARFFGLLIVRLAQWILKKGKRGDRHA
- a CDS encoding PadR family transcriptional regulator, which gives rise to MYFPTSSALIEFLILAVLEQGDSYGYEISQTIKLIANIKESTLYPILKKLEASGFLTTYSREFQGRMRKYYSLTNRGVEQLVTLKEEWTLYTDTVNGIIEGSIRHDKN